CGCCGTTGCTGCCGGGCGCGAGGGGTTCGAGATCGACTCGGCTGCGGCGCACCGCAACGACAAGGCGCGTCACGACGACGTGGCAAGAGTCGCGCCCCGCCCGTACGAGGCGCAGGATCAGGACCGCTCCCTGCCGCTGCTGCTCGTGCCCACCCCGGCCGGCACGCCGTTTACGCAGGCGGACGCGCAGGCGTTCTCGCGCGAGGAGCATATTGTGATCGCGTGCGGCCGCTACGAGGGCATCGACCAGCGCGTGTTCGAGGACGCGCGGAAGCGCTACAGGGTGCGCGAGGTCTCCATCGGCGACTACGTGCTCATCGGCGGCGAGGTGGCCGCGCTCGTCATCGCCGAGGCCGTCACCCGGTTGATCCCGGGCGTGCTGGGAAACACGGAGAGCCACGAGGAGGACTCCTTTTCCGACGGCCTGCTCGAAGGCCCCGCGTACACCAAGCCCAGGCAGTGGCGCGGCATCGACGCCCCGGAGGTGCTGCTCTCCGGCGATCACGCCAAGGTGCGCAGGTGGCGCCGCGACCAGGCCCTGCTGCGCACCCAGCGGGTGCGACCCGAGCTGCTGGAGCATGCCGAGCTTGACGCGGCGGATGAGTTTACGCTTCACGCCCGCGAGGTGGAGCTCGTTATCGACGCCGAGATCGCGGATGCAGAGCGCGCTGTGCGCAAGGCGCTGCGCCGATCGGGCGTCGAGGTCGACTCGGTCGAGGTGGCCGGCGCGCGCGTGATCGTGCGGGGGCGCACGGCGTTGAGCGAGGGGGACGTGAAAAAGGTCGTCGATAAGGCGCGGCGAGTGCTGTAAAAGGCGGCTGCGATACACTCACACGAATGACCACCATCGCAGCCACCATCGCGACAGAACTCGGCGCCACGCAGGCGCAGGTAGACACCGCCCTGGCCCTTTTGGCCGAGGGCAACACCGTGCCGTTCATTTCCCGCTACCGCAAGGAAGCCACCGGCGGGCTTGACGACGCTCAACTGCGCCACATCGAACAACGCCACGCCTACCTCGCCGAGCTGGAGGATCGCCGCGCCACCGTGCTCGCCGCTATCGAAGAGCAGGGCAAACTCACCGACGAGCTACGCGCCCAGGTCCTCGCCGCCGACACTAAAGCGCGCCTGGAGGACCTCTACCTGCCGTACAAGAAGCGCCGCGCCACGAAGGCGGACATCGCGCGCGAGGCGGGCCTGGACAACCTGCTGAGCACACTTATCGACGCCCCCTCGTCCGACCCGGAGGTCACGGCCGCGGGCTTTGTCACCGAGGGCTTCCCGGACGCGAAAAGCGCGCTCGACGGCGCCCGCGTGATCCTCGCGGAGCGTCTCGCGCTCGACGCCGACCTGGTGGGGGCGCTGCGCGAGCGCTTCTTCAACACCGCGACGATGCGCGCCAGCGTCATCGCGGGCAAGGAGAGCGACGGGGCGAAGTTCAAGGACTACTTCGACTTCGCCGAGCCTCTCGACACCCTGCCCAGCCACCGCATCCTCGCCCTGTTCCGCGCCGAAAATGAGGGGGTGCTCACCCTGTTGCTCGATCCGGGCGAGGAGGAGGTCTTTACCGGCATGATTGCCCGCCACGCGGACCTCGCGGTAAAAGAGTCGTCGTGGCTGGCCAAGAGCGTCGGGTGGGCGTGGCGCACCAAGCTGCAGGTTTCCGCCACGGTGGACGCGCGGATGCGCCTGAAGGAAAAGGCCGAGCTCGGCGCGCTGGAAGTGTTCTCCACAAACCTGCGCGATGTGTTGCTCGCCGCCCCAGCGGGCCAGCGCGTCACACTCGCGCTCGATCCCGGTTACCGCAACGGGGTCAAGTGCGCCGTGGTCGACGGCACCGGAAAGGTGCTCGAGACGGCCATTGTCTACCCGCACCAGCCCCAGAACCGCTGGGCGGAGGCCGTCGAGAAGCTGTCCACCATGGCGGCGGCCCACCGCGCGGAGCTCATCGCGGTGGGCAACGGCACCGCGAGCCGCGAATCGGAAAAGCTCGCCGGCGAGGTGGCGGATCTCATCGCCCGCGCCGGCGGTACGCGGCCGACGCCGGTGATGGTGTCCGAGTCGGGCGCGTCGGTCTAC
Above is a window of Corynebacterium sanguinis DNA encoding:
- a CDS encoding Tex family protein, which encodes MTTIAATIATELGATQAQVDTALALLAEGNTVPFISRYRKEATGGLDDAQLRHIEQRHAYLAELEDRRATVLAAIEEQGKLTDELRAQVLAADTKARLEDLYLPYKKRRATKADIAREAGLDNLLSTLIDAPSSDPEVTAAGFVTEGFPDAKSALDGARVILAERLALDADLVGALRERFFNTATMRASVIAGKESDGAKFKDYFDFAEPLDTLPSHRILALFRAENEGVLTLLLDPGEEEVFTGMIARHADLAVKESSWLAKSVGWAWRTKLQVSATVDARMRLKEKAELGALEVFSTNLRDVLLAAPAGQRVTLALDPGYRNGVKCAVVDGTGKVLETAIVYPHQPQNRWAEAVEKLSTMAAAHRAELIAVGNGTASRESEKLAGEVADLIARAGGTRPTPVMVSESGASVYSASEIAAAEFPDMDVSLRSAVSIARRLQDPLAELVKVDPKSIGVGQYQHDVNQAALAHALDAVVEDAVNAVGVDLNTASVPLLERVAGISATLAKNIVDYRDEHGAFHTRKELTQVPRLGPKAFEQAAGFMRIRGGGDPLDASAVHPEAYPVVERIAASTGLDTQALIGNTAVLTRLSAADFADDTFGVPTVTDIISELEKPGRDPRPEFVTAAFKEGVHKVSDLTPGMILEGTVTNVAAFGAFVDVGVHQDGLVHVSAMSRKFVSDPHEVVRSGQVVTVKVMEVDVERQRIGLSLRLDDDPGNATPPAKAGRRSGGRRQAKPASGSMAEALKQAGFGKGR
- the trmD gene encoding tRNA (guanosine(37)-N1)-methyltransferase TrmD, which encodes MSKLRLDIITIFPEYLEPLRHALLGRAIEQGILTVAIHNLRDWATGRHKSVDAPPLGGGPGMVMKPEVWGPALDAVAAGREGFEIDSAAAHRNDKARHDDVARVAPRPYEAQDQDRSLPLLLVPTPAGTPFTQADAQAFSREEHIVIACGRYEGIDQRVFEDARKRYRVREVSIGDYVLIGGEVAALVIAEAVTRLIPGVLGNTESHEEDSFSDGLLEGPAYTKPRQWRGIDAPEVLLSGDHAKVRRWRRDQALLRTQRVRPELLEHAELDAADEFTLHAREVELVIDAEIADAERAVRKALRRSGVEVDSVEVAGARVIVRGRTALSEGDVKKVVDKARRVL